From the Candidatus Krumholzibacteriota bacterium genome, one window contains:
- a CDS encoding zinc ribbon domain-containing protein, giving the protein MKGLKFTCPKCSNSGYDISEFRATGGFLTKIFDIQTKKFTTVTCTRCQYTEIYRADSSMLGNIFDFFTD; this is encoded by the coding sequence ATGAAGGGACTGAAATTCACTTGCCCGAAATGTTCAAACTCAGGGTATGATATAAGCGAATTTCGCGCTACAGGGGGTTTTCTCACGAAGATCTTCGATATCCAGACTAAAAAATTCACTACCGTCACCTGTACGCGCTGCCAGTATACAGAGATATACCGCGCCGACAGCAGCATGCTCGGAAATATCTTCGATTTCTTTACCGACTAG
- the secF gene encoding protein translocase subunit SecF encodes MQFFGETHVNFVDFRNKAFIISLVLILAGLVSLVIKGGPDLSIDFEGGTLIQLRFDEAVPVSDLRAVVEEAGYGDGDIQEFGERNEYLITIAKISETEMAAEKLLEALVMTAPEAGWAVVSAKEMPPDFSRDYEGGNLIVVEAATIPEMEALKDGVRANGVGFVEVTKESEDRIAFSLPYLGIESKAAEALKSAILERFPEREIEIRRTETVGPKIGEELKNRAWAAIIISMFGILVYISWRFEFKFAIGAIIALAHDVIITLGIFSLLGKDISLVIVAALMTIVGYSLNDTIVVFDRIRENFSLRRRESYEKMINISINESLGRTIITSLTTLIVVLFLYFYGGEVIHDFAFALLVGIVVGTYSSIFVASPVLIEWQNRITARMKARV; translated from the coding sequence ATGCAGTTTTTTGGCGAAACACACGTTAATTTTGTGGATTTCAGGAACAAGGCTTTCATCATCTCTCTTGTTCTTATCCTGGCGGGCCTCGTCTCTCTCGTTATCAAAGGGGGCCCCGATCTGAGCATCGATTTCGAGGGGGGGACCCTGATACAGCTCAGGTTTGATGAGGCGGTGCCTGTTTCCGATCTCAGGGCTGTGGTGGAAGAAGCGGGATACGGTGATGGGGACATCCAGGAGTTCGGCGAACGGAACGAATACCTGATAACGATCGCGAAAATAAGCGAGACTGAGATGGCGGCGGAAAAACTCCTCGAAGCTCTTGTAATGACCGCCCCGGAGGCGGGATGGGCTGTAGTGTCCGCCAAAGAGATGCCACCTGATTTTTCCCGGGACTACGAGGGCGGTAACCTCATCGTCGTCGAAGCGGCTACGATCCCTGAAATGGAAGCGCTTAAGGACGGCGTCAGGGCGAACGGCGTCGGTTTTGTCGAAGTGACAAAAGAGTCGGAGGACAGGATCGCTTTCAGCCTCCCGTATCTGGGTATCGAATCAAAGGCGGCCGAAGCTCTCAAATCTGCTATCCTTGAAAGATTCCCTGAAAGGGAGATCGAGATCAGGCGTACCGAGACGGTCGGACCGAAGATCGGAGAAGAGCTTAAAAACCGGGCATGGGCGGCTATCATCATCTCGATGTTCGGTATCCTCGTATATATCAGCTGGAGGTTCGAATTCAAATTCGCCATTGGCGCGATAATCGCTCTTGCTCATGACGTTATCATCACGCTCGGTATATTCTCTCTTCTGGGAAAAGATATATCGCTTGTGATCGTGGCGGCGCTGATGACTATCGTCGGATATTCCCTGAACGACACGATCGTGGTCTTCGACAGGATCAGGGAGAATTTCAGCTTGAGAAGGCGCGAATCGTACGAGAAGATGATAAATATCTCTATCAACGAATCTCTCGGGCGAACGATCATAACATCACTTACTACTCTGATAGTCGTGCTTTTCCTCTATTTTTACGGAGGGGAAGTGATCCATGATTTCGCTTTCGCCCTGCTCGTAGGTATTGTGGTGGGAACATATTCGTCGATCTTCGTTGCCAGCCCCGTCCTGATAGAATGGCAGAACAGGATAACGGCTCGTATGAAAGCCAGAGTCTGA
- a CDS encoding T9SS type A sorting domain-containing protein, which produces MKSPVLFLSTVLILLTVNGIVLARDTDKKQPEFMQEWAPEKVSAGISGADRILMAPASVDTYLIVKYDFSDGDWLGFSRFDHTAQVDTFFHVDDFAGIGPGVNGMLSPIEGSKSIWCGARPGSDQYLCSWNSAPGYGNGWDQRLVSEPFEFHGTVTISFHGRFDSEAGFDSTVVEYNGHSLNPWTELASFAGEIDTVATESFIFAGSRTKIRFRFLSDGAWSDEDGLFNTDGAAIIDSITISDGFGIIDYEDFESAEVGDRATGFWQADVREPFGCYSSLIAGLCDKDPCNEKIGYQMVFFNQTCMPSVECPGLYVTPFCTETTDGIEVCQDESAISPVIDMTRYSTGGDSEQDAAIAPSVLPDLGGVKLKFTVYRDLPYSNLVFYDWSVRGISGGCPQDWRDRGFGYGGLSDDYYFSVNDISDLVSTDSIQVRLKVVDMCDIWFGLYGNCAEHTTSPYFNNIAILRYDSSGPQWYYRALDLFQDNFPSDGGDIENWVRADAANDLRSNDDPVVDPGDSIVVDCTSPMGGGIEEDGNGARVFMHVKCSYIGDPGAPKPALSGPSLEGTYGTYISDDGTWTVIQGDTARTRSGHLIPDKYMFDLNDSLFTRGYMIEYYFKAFDNAGKSSTLPAEAETAGEYPHPGGSYHFEFTCLPTLGSEILYVDDYDGRGTFEGTAQVYWDNTFSFINDTPDRYDVNSPSSLVGNGPGSRATLDHLLQAYEEIIWDSGNLSTGTITEGTDHSDKSNDAQLLYDWLDFKPEGEKANLFILGDGVASDLDNSGAQIAIDLMATACGVTHVNYSYYQMTGGNAGGGIFAPLVTGLDIYAGLSYHALGGCPVINNFDVLTTTGTGVKTLQLPSYESTDYYIGVRNQYINSFGGTARTSWIGHSLMYVRDEGSPGPIARQELFKLTQDFFENGDWNTGTDPVPVVYALAQNYPNPFNPSTRIRFDLPAPGHVNLSVYNASGQLVKTLTDREWVAGSHSVDWKGTNNAGAKAASGIYFYRIDAEEFSSTKKMVLLR; this is translated from the coding sequence ATGAAATCACCAGTCTTGTTTTTGTCGACTGTCCTGATCCTTCTCACCGTAAACGGAATCGTTCTCGCCAGGGATACAGATAAAAAACAACCTGAATTCATGCAGGAGTGGGCGCCTGAGAAGGTAAGCGCCGGGATCTCAGGAGCCGACAGGATCCTGATGGCGCCAGCATCGGTAGATACATATCTGATAGTCAAGTATGATTTTTCCGATGGCGACTGGCTCGGGTTTTCCCGGTTCGACCATACGGCGCAGGTCGACACTTTTTTCCATGTCGATGATTTTGCCGGAATCGGTCCGGGAGTGAACGGAATGCTTTCGCCTATAGAAGGTTCAAAGTCGATATGGTGCGGTGCGAGGCCGGGTAGCGATCAGTATCTCTGTTCTTGGAATTCCGCGCCGGGATATGGAAACGGCTGGGACCAGAGGCTTGTCTCCGAACCTTTCGAGTTTCATGGAACTGTCACAATATCGTTTCACGGAAGGTTCGACTCGGAGGCGGGATTCGACTCGACTGTGGTCGAATACAACGGGCATTCTCTAAATCCCTGGACGGAATTAGCATCTTTCGCCGGTGAGATCGATACCGTCGCAACAGAGAGCTTCATATTCGCCGGTTCCCGCACGAAGATAAGGTTCCGGTTCCTCTCTGACGGAGCGTGGAGCGACGAGGATGGCCTCTTCAATACCGATGGCGCCGCGATCATCGACAGCATCACGATCAGTGACGGGTTCGGGATAATCGACTACGAGGATTTCGAATCGGCGGAGGTCGGGGACAGGGCGACCGGTTTCTGGCAAGCCGATGTCAGGGAACCTTTCGGTTGCTATTCAAGCCTTATCGCCGGTCTCTGCGACAAGGATCCCTGCAATGAGAAGATCGGCTATCAGATGGTCTTTTTTAACCAGACCTGCATGCCGAGCGTCGAATGCCCCGGGCTCTATGTCACCCCTTTCTGCACCGAGACAACGGATGGAATTGAAGTCTGCCAGGACGAATCTGCCATATCCCCCGTTATCGATATGACAAGGTATTCGACAGGTGGCGACAGCGAGCAGGATGCGGCGATCGCGCCGTCAGTCCTTCCCGACCTGGGAGGGGTGAAGCTTAAATTTACAGTATACCGCGATCTCCCATATTCCAACCTTGTCTTTTATGACTGGTCAGTACGGGGAATCTCGGGCGGCTGTCCGCAGGATTGGCGCGACCGGGGATTCGGGTACGGAGGATTGTCGGACGATTATTACTTCAGCGTCAACGATATCTCCGATCTTGTCTCGACTGATTCGATACAGGTTAGATTGAAGGTCGTCGATATGTGCGACATCTGGTTCGGCCTTTACGGAAACTGCGCGGAGCATACGACATCCCCCTATTTCAACAATATAGCCATTCTGCGCTACGATTCGAGCGGCCCGCAGTGGTATTACCGCGCCCTCGATCTCTTCCAGGATAATTTTCCGTCGGATGGGGGCGATATAGAGAACTGGGTCAGGGCTGACGCTGCGAACGATCTCAGGTCAAACGACGATCCCGTCGTAGATCCGGGGGATTCGATCGTCGTCGATTGCACTTCCCCGATGGGAGGCGGCATCGAGGAAGACGGAAATGGAGCAAGGGTCTTCATGCACGTTAAGTGCTCTTACATAGGGGATCCGGGAGCGCCGAAGCCGGCTCTTTCCGGTCCATCCCTCGAGGGGACATACGGGACATATATAAGCGATGACGGGACATGGACGGTGATACAGGGCGATACGGCCCGGACCCGGAGCGGACACCTGATTCCTGATAAGTATATGTTTGATCTTAACGATTCCCTTTTTACCCGCGGGTATATGATCGAGTATTACTTCAAGGCGTTCGATAACGCCGGTAAGAGTTCGACCCTTCCCGCGGAGGCGGAAACGGCTGGAGAATATCCCCACCCGGGAGGCAGCTATCATTTCGAGTTCACGTGCCTGCCGACCCTCGGCAGTGAGATCCTCTATGTGGACGATTACGACGGAAGAGGGACGTTCGAGGGCACAGCCCAGGTCTACTGGGACAACACCTTCAGTTTTATCAATGACACTCCCGACCGCTACGACGTCAACAGTCCCTCGTCGCTCGTCGGTAACGGACCGGGAAGCCGCGCCACGCTGGATCACCTCTTGCAGGCGTACGAAGAGATAATCTGGGATTCAGGCAATCTCAGCACTGGGACGATAACCGAGGGGACGGACCACAGTGACAAGAGTAACGACGCGCAGCTTCTCTACGACTGGCTGGACTTCAAACCTGAGGGAGAGAAGGCGAACCTCTTTATCCTGGGAGATGGCGTAGCCTCCGATCTCGATAATTCAGGGGCTCAGATCGCCATCGATTTAATGGCGACGGCCTGCGGTGTCACGCATGTCAATTACAGTTACTATCAGATGACAGGGGGTAACGCGGGCGGAGGGATTTTCGCCCCCCTTGTCACGGGACTTGATATATACGCGGGGCTCTCCTACCACGCCCTTGGCGGATGTCCGGTGATCAACAATTTCGACGTGCTCACCACGACAGGGACGGGAGTAAAGACGCTGCAGCTTCCTTCGTACGAGTCGACCGATTATTATATCGGTGTAAGGAATCAGTATATAAACTCTTTCGGCGGTACCGCCCGCACTTCGTGGATAGGGCACAGTCTGATGTATGTGAGGGACGAAGGGTCGCCCGGGCCTATTGCGAGACAGGAGCTTTTTAAACTGACGCAGGATTTTTTCGAGAACGGAGACTGGAACACCGGTACCGACCCGGTGCCTGTGGTCTACGCCCTCGCCCAGAACTACCCCAACCCGTTCAACCCTTCGACCCGGATCAGGTTCGACCTGCCGGCGCCGGGGCATGTGAATCTGTCAGTCTACAACGCCTCGGGGCAGCTTGTGAAGACCCTCACCGACAGGGAATGGGTGGCGGGATCGCATTCGGTAGACTGGAAGGGAACGAACAACGCCGGGGCGAAAGCGGCGAGCGGGATATATTTCTACCGGATCGACGCGGAAGAGTTCAGCAGCACGAAGAAGATGGTGCTGCTCCGGTGA
- the secD gene encoding protein translocase subunit SecD, translating to MSKSLRYKTILVLIVLMGALWFLLPTFRLVMMSPEERQQMAIEKPEEYDKLESKTIKRGLDLSGGMHLVLEVDDSKLSDDERVDVVDRALEVIRNRVDQFGVSEPDIKREGSKRIIVQLPGLQDPARARRLIGQTAMLEWRLVRQRTLVADIVRRLDEVLKDMPDSGSEQQEDPVQTSIGADPLKAGDDAGMTREIEAGPDSFAVDSLGLPIPQTDILPEIPLQAAESDKPFSSLLMTFYKDWLVVHESNVPRVRKLLASAEAQKVIPEDSDFLWLDEWADLPEGGRGKFLFLVARDEMVSGKNLQNAVPASDPNSPNRLLIRFQFNRAGARELSRFTGKNINRFTAIILDGKIKSYPVIRSKIPDGRGVIEGTFTDVEARDLSVVLRAGALPADLIPREERTVGPSLGSDSIMMGLRAALLGLALVVLFMIVYYKLSGLIASLALIFNLLILFGLLAYLGAALTLPGIAGIILTIGMAIDANVLIFERIREELRKEKTVRSAIDAGYDRAFTTIVDANLTTLITAVVLWQFGTGPIKGFATTLSIGIIGSMFSALIFSRLLFDMWTRNGKMKKLSI from the coding sequence GTGAGCAAGAGTCTGAGATACAAGACAATTCTGGTACTTATAGTCCTTATGGGTGCTCTATGGTTCCTGTTGCCGACCTTCCGACTCGTGATGATGAGTCCGGAAGAGAGGCAGCAGATGGCGATCGAGAAGCCCGAAGAATATGACAAGCTTGAGAGTAAGACGATCAAGCGCGGGCTGGACCTGAGTGGAGGAATGCACCTGGTCCTCGAAGTCGATGACTCGAAACTCAGCGATGATGAAAGGGTCGATGTCGTCGACAGGGCGTTGGAAGTAATAAGAAACCGCGTCGATCAGTTCGGTGTCTCCGAACCGGATATTAAAAGAGAGGGATCTAAAAGGATAATCGTCCAGTTGCCGGGGCTCCAGGATCCCGCCAGGGCGAGAAGACTTATCGGTCAGACAGCGATGCTCGAGTGGAGGCTGGTGCGTCAGAGGACTCTTGTCGCTGATATAGTAAGGCGGCTCGACGAGGTCCTGAAGGATATGCCCGATTCGGGATCGGAGCAGCAGGAAGATCCGGTGCAGACTTCGATAGGCGCGGATCCGCTCAAAGCGGGGGACGATGCCGGAATGACCCGGGAAATAGAGGCGGGACCTGATTCCTTTGCGGTAGATTCGCTCGGCCTTCCGATTCCCCAGACGGATATCCTCCCGGAGATACCGCTTCAGGCGGCGGAAAGCGACAAACCGTTCTCTTCCCTTCTTATGACTTTCTACAAGGACTGGCTTGTCGTCCATGAAAGTAACGTGCCAAGGGTAAGAAAATTACTCGCGAGCGCTGAAGCGCAGAAAGTGATCCCCGAGGATTCAGATTTCCTCTGGCTTGATGAATGGGCCGATCTTCCCGAAGGAGGAAGAGGCAAATTCCTTTTCCTGGTAGCCCGTGACGAGATGGTCTCGGGGAAGAACCTGCAGAACGCCGTACCGGCATCCGATCCGAACAGCCCCAACAGGCTCCTGATCAGGTTCCAGTTTAATCGGGCCGGAGCTAGAGAGCTGTCGAGATTCACGGGGAAGAATATTAACAGGTTCACCGCGATAATCCTTGATGGAAAAATAAAATCATACCCCGTGATAAGATCGAAGATCCCTGACGGACGCGGAGTCATAGAGGGGACCTTCACCGACGTTGAAGCAAGGGATCTCTCCGTCGTCCTCAGGGCGGGAGCGCTCCCTGCCGATCTGATTCCGAGGGAAGAAAGAACAGTAGGCCCGAGCCTCGGATCCGACTCGATCATGATGGGACTTCGCGCGGCGCTTCTCGGGTTGGCGCTGGTCGTATTGTTTATGATCGTATACTATAAATTATCCGGGCTGATCGCCTCCCTCGCTCTGATCTTCAACCTTCTGATACTGTTCGGGCTCCTGGCCTATCTTGGAGCTGCCCTCACGCTGCCAGGGATCGCCGGGATCATCCTTACGATAGGAATGGCAATTGACGCGAATGTGCTGATCTTTGAAAGGATCCGCGAGGAACTGAGGAAAGAAAAGACGGTACGTTCGGCGATAGATGCCGGCTATGACAGGGCCTTTACGACTATTGTAGACGCGAACCTCACGACCCTGATCACAGCCGTCGTATTGTGGCAGTTTGGTACGGGGCCGATCAAGGGATTCGCGACTACGCTCAGCATAGGTATAATTGGAAGTATGTTCTCCGCGCTGATATTCAGCCGGCTTTTATTCGATATGTGGACCAGGAACGGAAAGATGAAAAAGCTCAGCATCTAG
- a CDS encoding DUF4912 domain-containing protein: MTPDELKNLPKAGLLELARQKKIPVKTRMLKVELIEIIGAHLSSGKKPALKAKAKTKTAAKKAVKKKPAGKKPAAGKTAPAATGRAASKKPATKARPRKRPSPQSPVVNDERTIRQKAVEEKYHLTTSPVSLPPVDSMDIPYSYNITRIVVMVRDPNWLFAYWEVTGERYRELEKEFGDRWSDCRIILRVYDRSKGREDSFDIDPGHDASNWYIKVSASGIYQVAIGLLDPDGRFIEIAISNIAETPSDSISDIVDDKWLVPDDIYDRIFSASGGYERQDGSAELRALFEQKMIEEMGSEAVSSFSSGELQKFKKLRGFRLWVATELILYGATEPDARVTIQGKEIKTRPDGTFSARFALPDGAIDIPVTAESSDRIEERTIETAVRKKSKQRDPVIR, translated from the coding sequence ATGACACCTGACGAACTTAAAAACCTGCCCAAGGCCGGTCTTCTTGAACTGGCAAGGCAGAAGAAGATACCAGTCAAGACAAGGATGCTGAAAGTTGAGCTTATCGAGATAATCGGCGCTCACCTGTCTTCAGGTAAAAAACCGGCACTGAAAGCCAAAGCGAAAACAAAAACAGCAGCGAAAAAAGCGGTGAAAAAGAAACCGGCAGGAAAAAAACCTGCCGCTGGCAAGACCGCACCGGCCGCGACAGGAAGGGCGGCTTCGAAAAAACCTGCCACGAAGGCCAGGCCGCGGAAGAGACCTTCCCCGCAGAGCCCTGTCGTGAACGATGAACGGACCATCAGGCAGAAGGCGGTCGAGGAGAAATATCATCTGACCACGTCGCCGGTCTCTCTGCCCCCGGTCGATTCGATGGATATCCCTTACAGCTATAATATAACGAGGATCGTAGTGATGGTCCGCGACCCGAACTGGCTCTTCGCCTACTGGGAAGTGACCGGCGAGCGTTACCGCGAGCTGGAAAAGGAGTTCGGCGACAGGTGGTCCGACTGCAGGATCATTCTGAGGGTCTATGACCGGTCGAAGGGCCGCGAGGATTCCTTTGATATAGATCCCGGCCATGACGCTTCTAACTGGTATATAAAGGTCTCGGCCAGCGGGATCTACCAGGTGGCGATTGGCCTTCTCGACCCCGATGGAAGATTCATCGAGATAGCGATCTCGAATATCGCCGAGACCCCGAGCGACTCGATCAGCGACATCGTCGATGATAAATGGCTTGTCCCCGATGATATATACGACAGGATATTCTCCGCCTCGGGAGGGTACGAAAGACAGGATGGCTCGGCAGAGCTGCGGGCCCTTTTCGAGCAGAAGATGATAGAGGAGATGGGGTCGGAAGCGGTCTCGAGTTTCAGCAGCGGCGAACTTCAGAAATTCAAGAAGCTGAGAGGCTTCAGGCTCTGGGTCGCTACCGAGCTGATACTTTATGGAGCTACTGAACCTGACGCGCGCGTGACGATACAGGGAAAAGAGATCAAGACCCGCCCGGACGGGACTTTTTCGGCCCGTTTCGCGCTGCCTGACGGAGCGATCGACATCCCTGTCACCGCCGAATCATCTGACCGGATCGAGGAACGGACGATCGAGACAGCGGTCAGGAAAAAATCAAAGCAGAGAGATCCGGTGATAAGATGA
- a CDS encoding DUF456 domain-containing protein — translation MGAVLQSGGLVLLYIFLFILNLLIFVGLPGGWAMFVSIVIFSLVAGISSIGWVSLIVMAALLVVGEIIEATLGVVVVAGKGATKWGVLGAFLGGIAGAIGGTAVIPVVGSVVFALIGAFAGAVICEYIYYNSLDQALRTGFFAFLGKLLAYFVKFALGLVCLGIFIFKSWR, via the coding sequence ATGGGAGCTGTACTTCAGAGCGGCGGGCTGGTCCTGCTGTATATATTTCTCTTTATCCTCAATCTTCTGATTTTCGTCGGCCTTCCAGGCGGATGGGCGATGTTCGTATCTATCGTGATTTTCTCACTGGTGGCGGGAATATCATCGATCGGGTGGGTATCGTTGATCGTCATGGCCGCTCTGCTGGTGGTGGGTGAGATAATCGAAGCGACTCTCGGGGTCGTTGTCGTGGCCGGTAAGGGGGCGACGAAATGGGGAGTCCTCGGCGCTTTTCTGGGTGGGATAGCCGGAGCGATAGGCGGGACGGCGGTGATACCTGTAGTGGGAAGCGTGGTATTTGCTCTGATCGGGGCCTTCGCGGGTGCGGTGATATGCGAATATATCTATTACAACTCCCTTGATCAGGCTCTGAGGACAGGATTTTTTGCTTTTCTGGGCAAGTTGCTAGCCTATTTTGTAAAGTTCGCCCTGGGGCTGGTCTGTCTCGGGATCTTTATATTTAAGAGCTGGCGATGA
- a CDS encoding transporter substrate-binding domain-containing protein yields MEGKIFLTENARFSRIARDPALFKMRIFIHQAKKLTKSNFRRAFLSGAIFVLLLSANGFSRQESYRVGIYQNEPYVFVDSGGKTHGICVEILEEIASREKWQIEYVLGSWPEVYEKIITGEIDILLAIAYDKKRESLLRFTSETLLITWARIYVKRGSDIKSMVDLDHRVIAVQEDDIYARNMIARASDFGLNCSFVVCRDYFEVFRKVESNEADAGVVDRVFGKIYWQAEDLEETAIVLSPIEVRVALRKDAPEEFQDTFDRHIKEMIYDTESVLHQSIERYMTMGSEKGYRYSKVRHLLYSLLTLVFAAISLVYVRKARKNRMALSEKAVELERESLDRHEVERALGLSEEKYRNLFESSPYGITIIGFDGTLIDSNRAAADLVGVGWKEYIGNDIGSVLPLKRHLPLIRKKIKEIRESDLKDLFELEIIPSGRTDSRTLNVHVSAIEQDGKRVVLAIFSDITQKKMLEERVLQMQKMESIGTLAGGIAHGFNNLLTGILGYSNMLKMDRHDDKEVLKAVEVIEKSAERASRLTSQLVGFAREGKHFVQPVDMQRVINDVLSMMEKTLDRNIRVEMRFEAEHMIVSGDPTQLEQVILNLSLNARDAMASGGKLLVRTGNVDLDKSAAEANGAGGPGRYLVIEVEDTGYGIPKQIQARVFDPFFTTKQKRDGTGMGLAMVYGILVNHGGSISVESEEGMGATFRVLLPVDENATSDARETKTIIPLTGRGRIVVVDDEEIVLKVTRGMLLKLGYEVNIFQDCQEAIGYFKDNHDEIDLVIIDLVMPGMDGAEFFRKVKEIDPDVKTILSSGFILDERAQKLLDEGMNGFIQKPFGLTQFSRAVAKILGFC; encoded by the coding sequence TTGGAAGGTAAAATATTCTTGACGGAAAATGCCCGTTTCAGTAGAATCGCGCGCGACCCCGCTTTGTTTAAAATGAGGATATTTATTCATCAGGCGAAAAAATTGACGAAAAGTAATTTCCGGCGCGCATTTCTTTCAGGCGCTATCTTCGTTCTGCTTCTCTCGGCAAATGGATTTTCCCGGCAGGAAAGTTACAGGGTAGGGATCTACCAGAACGAGCCTTATGTCTTCGTTGATTCCGGTGGAAAGACCCATGGTATCTGCGTTGAGATACTCGAAGAGATAGCATCGAGGGAAAAGTGGCAGATCGAATATGTGCTTGGTTCCTGGCCGGAAGTGTACGAAAAGATAATAACCGGAGAAATAGATATCCTGCTGGCGATCGCCTACGACAAGAAGAGGGAATCTCTCCTGAGATTCACATCCGAGACGCTGCTGATAACCTGGGCGAGGATATATGTGAAGAGGGGTTCGGATATCAAATCGATGGTCGATCTCGATCACAGGGTGATCGCCGTACAGGAAGATGATATATACGCAAGGAATATGATCGCCAGGGCGAGCGATTTCGGATTGAATTGCAGTTTTGTCGTCTGCCGGGATTATTTTGAAGTCTTTAGAAAAGTAGAATCGAATGAGGCTGACGCGGGAGTCGTCGACAGGGTCTTTGGAAAGATCTACTGGCAGGCGGAGGATCTCGAGGAGACTGCTATCGTACTTTCCCCGATCGAGGTGAGGGTCGCTCTGAGGAAAGATGCGCCGGAAGAGTTCCAGGACACCTTCGACAGGCATATAAAGGAGATGATATACGACACAGAGTCAGTCCTGCACCAGTCGATCGAACGGTACATGACGATGGGAAGTGAAAAAGGTTACAGGTACAGCAAAGTCAGGCATCTGCTATACTCGCTTCTTACCCTCGTCTTCGCGGCGATCAGTCTCGTATATGTCAGGAAAGCCAGAAAGAACAGGATGGCGCTGTCGGAAAAAGCGGTTGAGCTCGAAAGGGAATCGCTTGACCGGCATGAGGTCGAAAGGGCGCTCGGGCTTTCCGAGGAAAAATACAGGAACCTTTTCGAATCCTCGCCTTACGGAATCACGATCATAGGGTTTGACGGTACGCTTATCGACTCGAACAGGGCGGCCGCGGACCTTGTCGGGGTCGGCTGGAAAGAATACATTGGAAATGACATTGGATCTGTACTTCCTCTCAAACGGCATCTCCCTCTCATCCGGAAAAAAATAAAAGAAATACGGGAATCTGATCTGAAAGACCTCTTCGAGCTTGAGATAATACCATCGGGCAGAACCGATTCGAGGACTCTCAATGTTCATGTGTCGGCGATAGAACAAGACGGGAAAAGAGTGGTCCTGGCGATTTTTTCCGATATAACGCAGAAGAAGATGCTCGAGGAGAGAGTCCTCCAGATGCAGAAGATGGAATCGATCGGAACGCTGGCGGGGGGGATAGCGCACGGATTTAACAATCTTCTGACAGGAATACTCGGTTATTCCAATATGCTCAAGATGGACAGGCACGATGATAAAGAGGTCCTCAAGGCGGTCGAGGTCATAGAAAAATCGGCGGAACGGGCTTCGAGACTGACTTCGCAGCTCGTCGGGTTCGCAAGGGAGGGGAAACATTTTGTCCAGCCGGTCGATATGCAGAGAGTGATAAATGACGTTCTCTCGATGATGGAAAAGACCCTCGACAGGAATATAAGGGTGGAAATGAGATTCGAAGCGGAGCACATGATCGTTTCGGGCGATCCGACTCAGCTTGAACAGGTGATCCTGAACCTGTCGCTGAACGCCAGGGACGCCATGGCATCGGGAGGAAAACTGCTTGTCAGGACGGGGAATGTCGATCTCGATAAAAGTGCTGCCGAAGCGAACGGAGCCGGTGGACCGGGAAGATATCTAGTGATCGAGGTGGAGGATACGGGATACGGGATACCGAAACAGATCCAGGCCCGGGTCTTTGATCCTTTCTTCACGACGAAGCAGAAGCGAGACGGTACAGGTATGGGCCTTGCGATGGTATACGGGATTCTTGTCAATCATGGAGGAAGCATAAGCGTCGAAAGCGAGGAAGGAATGGGCGCGACGTTCAGGGTCCTGCTTCCGGTTGACGAGAATGCCACCTCGGACGCACGCGAAACGAAAACGATAATCCCGTTGACAGGCAGGGGCCGGATCGTTGTTGTCGATGATGAGGAGATCGTCCTGAAAGTCACACGCGGCATGCTTCTAAAACTCGGTTATGAAGTGAATATATTTCAGGACTGCCAGGAGGCGATCGGATATTTCAAGGACAACCATGATGAAATAGACCTTGTGATCATAGATTTGGTTATGCCCGGGATGGACGGCGCGGAGTTCTTCAGGAAGGTCAAGGAGATAGATCCCGATGTAAAGACGATCCTTTCCAGCGGGTTTATACTGGACGAGAGGGCGCAGAAACTCCTCGATGAGGGGATGAACGGATTCATCCAGAAACCGTTCGGCCTGACCCAGTTTTCAAGGGCTGTCGCCAAGATACTCGGGTTCTGCTAG